One Mycobacterium sp. SMC-4 DNA window includes the following coding sequences:
- a CDS encoding acyl-CoA dehydrogenase — MPIAILEEHNDLADSVRAFVERVAPSEVLHEALENPVPNPPPYWKSAAEQGLAGVHLSESVGGQGYGILESTIVAAEFGYGAVPGPFVPSVIASALISAHDPQSPLLTGLASGEVIAAYAIDSALTATRHGDALVIRGEVRAVPGAAQASLLVLPVAIESGEEWVVFDAEALEIESVPSVDPLRPVAHVRVNAVEVTDERVLGNLSRELARALITTLLSAEAIGVARWATDTAAAYAKIREQFGRPIGQFQAIKHKCAGMIAETERATSAVWDAARAIDEHLADRAADTAYEFAAAVAATLAPAAAQHCAQDCIQVHGGIGFTWEHDTNVYYRRALVLVASFGRASEYPQRVVDIATTRGMRQLDIDLDPQTEKLRSEIRAEVAALKDIPREQRNAAIAEGGWVQPHLPAPWGRAANPVEQIIIAQEFSTGRVRRPQMGIAAWIIPSIVAFGTDEQKQRFLPPTFRGEMIWCQLFSEPGAGSDLASLTTKATKVEGGWRITGQKIWTTGAQFSQWGALLARTDPSAPKHQGITYFLLDMASEGVEVKPLRELTGNAMFNTVFIDDVFVPDSMVLGEVDRGWEVSRNTLTNERVSIGSSEPPFLPSLDRFVEFVAEGHFDQVAHHHAGTLIAEGHAAKVLNMRSTLLTLAGGDPMPAAAISKLLSMKTGQGYAEFAVSSFGTEAVIGDAEQATGRWADYLLASRATTIYGGTSEVQLNIIAERLLGLPRDP, encoded by the coding sequence ATGCCCATCGCGATCCTGGAAGAACACAACGATCTCGCCGACTCGGTGCGCGCGTTCGTCGAGCGGGTGGCGCCCTCGGAGGTTCTGCACGAGGCGCTGGAAAACCCCGTCCCCAATCCCCCGCCCTACTGGAAGTCGGCCGCCGAGCAAGGGCTGGCCGGCGTGCACCTGTCCGAGTCCGTCGGCGGCCAGGGTTATGGGATCCTCGAATCAACGATCGTGGCTGCCGAATTCGGGTACGGCGCGGTGCCCGGCCCGTTCGTACCGTCGGTGATCGCCTCCGCTCTGATCTCCGCTCACGATCCGCAGTCCCCATTGTTGACCGGGCTGGCGTCCGGGGAGGTCATCGCTGCCTATGCGATCGACTCGGCGTTGACCGCGACCCGGCACGGCGATGCGCTGGTCATCCGGGGTGAGGTACGCGCGGTGCCCGGCGCCGCGCAGGCGTCGCTGCTGGTGCTGCCGGTCGCGATCGAGTCCGGCGAGGAATGGGTCGTCTTCGATGCCGAGGCACTCGAGATCGAGTCGGTACCCAGCGTCGACCCGCTGCGCCCGGTCGCGCACGTCCGGGTCAACGCCGTCGAGGTCACCGACGAACGCGTCCTGGGCAACCTGAGCCGGGAACTGGCTCGCGCGCTGATCACCACGCTGCTGTCGGCCGAGGCGATCGGTGTGGCGCGCTGGGCCACCGACACCGCCGCGGCATACGCCAAGATCCGAGAGCAGTTCGGGCGGCCGATCGGTCAGTTCCAGGCCATCAAGCACAAGTGCGCGGGCATGATCGCCGAGACCGAGCGCGCGACCTCGGCGGTGTGGGACGCCGCGCGGGCCATCGACGAGCATCTGGCCGACCGGGCTGCCGACACCGCCTACGAATTCGCCGCGGCCGTCGCAGCCACGCTGGCCCCGGCCGCGGCTCAGCACTGCGCGCAGGACTGCATCCAGGTCCACGGCGGTATCGGTTTCACCTGGGAGCACGACACCAACGTCTACTACCGGCGGGCTCTGGTGCTGGTGGCCTCGTTCGGCCGCGCCTCCGAGTACCCCCAGCGGGTGGTCGACATCGCGACCACCCGCGGCATGCGCCAGCTCGACATCGACCTGGACCCGCAGACCGAAAAGCTGCGCTCCGAGATTCGCGCGGAAGTGGCTGCGCTGAAAGATATTCCGCGCGAGCAGCGCAACGCCGCGATCGCCGAGGGCGGCTGGGTGCAGCCGCATCTGCCGGCGCCGTGGGGGCGCGCCGCCAACCCGGTGGAGCAGATCATCATCGCTCAGGAGTTCAGCACCGGCCGAGTACGGCGCCCGCAGATGGGCATCGCGGCATGGATCATTCCCTCGATCGTGGCGTTCGGTACCGACGAGCAGAAGCAGCGCTTCCTGCCGCCCACGTTCCGCGGCGAGATGATCTGGTGCCAGCTGTTTTCCGAGCCTGGTGCGGGCTCAGATCTGGCCAGCCTGACCACCAAGGCCACCAAGGTCGAGGGTGGCTGGCGCATCACCGGACAGAAGATCTGGACCACCGGAGCACAGTTCTCGCAGTGGGGCGCGCTGCTGGCCCGCACTGATCCCAGCGCACCGAAGCACCAGGGCATCACCTATTTCCTGCTGGACATGGCCAGCGAGGGAGTAGAGGTCAAGCCGTTGCGCGAACTGACCGGCAACGCGATGTTCAACACCGTGTTCATCGACGACGTGTTCGTCCCCGACAGCATGGTGCTCGGCGAGGTGGACCGGGGCTGGGAGGTCAGCCGCAACACGCTGACCAACGAACGTGTCTCGATCGGCAGCAGCGAACCTCCGTTCCTGCCCAGCCTCGACAGATTCGTCGAGTTCGTCGCCGAAGGTCACTTCGATCAGGTGGCCCACCACCACGCCGGCACCCTGATCGCCGAGGGACACGCGGCCAAGGTGCTCAACATGCGCTCGACGCTGTTGACGCTGGCCGGCGGGGATCCGATGCCGGCCGCGGCGATCTCCAAGCTGCTGTCGATGAAGACAGGGCAGGGCTACGCCGAGTTCGCGGTGTCGTCGTTCGGCACCGAGGCGGTCATCGGCGATGCGGAGCAGGCCACCGGACGCTGGGCCGACTACCTGCTGGCCAGCCGGGCCACCACCATCTACGGCGGCACCTCGGAGGTGCAGCTGAACATCATCGCCGAGCGACTGCTCGGGCTTCCGCGCGACCCGTAG
- a CDS encoding 2-hydroxyacid dehydrogenase, with amino-acid sequence MNVLAHFVPTPKVTDFLAAQRDWLDVRFCAEDDDETFYTELATAEVLWHVLRPLSAADLARAPGLKLVHKLGSGVNTIDVDAATASGIAVANMPGANAASVAEGTVLLMLAALRRLPHLDRATRAGAGWPSDPTLGETVRDIGGCTVGLLGYGNVARLVERIVVAMGAEVCHTSTRDDGHPGWRSLDELLATSDIVSIHVPLTEATAGLLDATALATMRPGAVLVNTARGPIVDELALTDALRRGQLAAAGLDVFAAEPVPADNPLLQLDNVVLTPHVTWYTADTMRRYLELAVDNCARLRDGHDLVNLVNTPPG; translated from the coding sequence GTGAACGTCCTGGCACATTTCGTACCCACCCCGAAGGTGACCGATTTCCTCGCCGCCCAACGGGACTGGCTCGATGTCCGGTTCTGCGCCGAGGATGACGACGAGACGTTCTACACCGAACTCGCCACTGCCGAGGTGCTCTGGCACGTGCTGCGCCCGCTCTCGGCGGCCGACCTGGCCCGCGCGCCCGGTCTGAAGCTGGTGCACAAGCTCGGCAGCGGGGTCAACACCATCGACGTCGACGCCGCAACAGCCTCGGGCATCGCGGTGGCGAACATGCCCGGCGCCAACGCGGCCTCGGTCGCCGAGGGCACGGTGCTGCTGATGCTGGCTGCGCTGCGGCGACTGCCCCACCTCGACCGCGCGACCCGGGCCGGCGCCGGGTGGCCGTCGGATCCCACCCTCGGCGAGACCGTGCGCGACATCGGTGGGTGCACGGTCGGTTTGCTCGGCTACGGCAATGTGGCACGGCTCGTCGAGCGCATCGTGGTCGCGATGGGGGCCGAAGTCTGCCACACCAGCACCCGCGACGACGGTCACCCCGGCTGGCGCTCCTTGGACGAGCTGTTGGCCACCAGCGACATCGTCTCGATCCATGTACCACTGACCGAGGCCACTGCCGGTCTGCTCGACGCCACCGCGCTGGCGACGATGAGACCGGGTGCGGTGCTGGTCAACACGGCTCGCGGCCCGATCGTCGACGAGCTCGCGCTGACCGATGCGCTGCGCCGCGGGCAGCTGGCTGCTGCCGGACTCGACGTGTTCGCCGCCGAACCCGTACCGGCCGACAACCCGCTGCTGCAGCTCGACAACGTCGTCCTCACCCCGCACGTCACCTGGTACACCGCCGACACCATGCGGCGGTATCTGGAGCTGGCGGTCGACAACTGTGCGCGGCTGCGCGATGGTCACGACCTCGTCAACCTTGTGAACACCCCGCCGGGGTAA
- a CDS encoding lysophospholipase has translation MTDITREFLGLDSTTAHRAGSGGHPCQGLYHRPAGTKPTVAMIATHYQIDFSEHYLAEYMAARGIGFLGWNTRFRGFESSFLLDHALVDIGVGVRWLREVAGAETVILLGNSGGGSLMAAYQANAVHHHVTPLTGMRPAAGLDDLPAADGYVATAAHPGRPDVLTAWMDGAVVDENDPVATDSDLDLFSDRHGPPFDAEFVKRYRAAQVDRNNAITDWAEAELVRVRAAGFSDRPFTVMRTWADPRMVDPTLEPTNRPANMCYAGVPEKANRSTYGIASACTLRNWLGMWSLRHAQTRAEPHLSRIDCPALVVNAEQDTGVFPSDAQRIYDALGSTDKSLHAIDTDHYFTTPGARTQKAGLLTEWITARW, from the coding sequence ATGACTGACATCACCCGCGAGTTCCTCGGTTTGGATTCGACGACGGCGCATCGCGCAGGGTCCGGGGGCCACCCATGTCAGGGCCTCTACCACCGGCCGGCCGGCACCAAGCCGACCGTGGCGATGATCGCCACGCACTATCAGATCGACTTCTCCGAGCACTATCTCGCCGAGTACATGGCTGCCCGAGGCATCGGCTTCCTGGGCTGGAACACCCGCTTCCGCGGCTTCGAGAGCAGCTTCCTGCTCGATCACGCGCTGGTCGACATCGGCGTGGGGGTGCGCTGGCTGCGCGAGGTGGCGGGGGCGGAAACAGTGATACTGCTGGGCAATTCGGGCGGTGGCTCGCTGATGGCGGCGTATCAGGCCAACGCGGTGCACCACCACGTCACCCCGCTGACCGGCATGCGGCCGGCAGCCGGACTCGACGACCTCCCAGCAGCCGACGGCTACGTCGCCACCGCCGCCCACCCCGGCCGGCCCGATGTGCTGACCGCCTGGATGGACGGCGCGGTGGTGGACGAAAATGACCCGGTGGCAACCGATTCCGATCTTGATCTGTTCAGCGATCGCCACGGGCCCCCGTTCGACGCGGAGTTCGTCAAGCGGTACCGGGCCGCGCAGGTGGACCGCAACAACGCCATCACCGACTGGGCCGAGGCCGAACTGGTCCGGGTGCGCGCGGCCGGCTTCTCTGATCGCCCGTTCACCGTCATGCGCACCTGGGCCGATCCGCGGATGGTCGACCCCACCCTGGAACCCACCAACCGGCCGGCCAACATGTGTTATGCCGGTGTGCCCGAAAAAGCCAACCGGTCCACGTACGGCATCGCCTCGGCGTGCACGCTGCGCAACTGGCTCGGAATGTGGAGTCTGCGCCACGCCCAGACGCGCGCCGAGCCGCACCTGTCGCGCATCGACTGTCCTGCGCTGGTGGTCAACGCCGAGCAGGACACCGGTGTCTTCCCGTCCGACGCCCAGCGCATCTACGACGCTTTGGGCAGCACGGACAAATCTCTGCACGCCATCGACACCGACCACTACTTCACCACGCCGGGCGCACGCACCCAGAAGGCCGGCCTCCTGACCGAGTGGATCACCGCGCGGTGGTGA
- a CDS encoding VOC family protein translates to MIKPQNTNSEFALGGINHVALVCSDMRKTVDFYSGVLGMPLVKSLDLPGGMGQHFFFDAGNGDCVAFFWFADAPDRVPGISSPEAIPGIGDIVSAVSTMNHLAFHVPAEKFDEYRQRLKDKGVRVGPVLNHDESPAQVSPTVHPGVYVRSFYFLDPDGITLEFACWTKEFGDSDTVTAPKTAADRRAASRG, encoded by the coding sequence GTGATCAAGCCGCAGAACACCAACAGCGAGTTCGCGCTCGGCGGTATCAACCACGTCGCCCTGGTGTGCTCGGACATGCGCAAGACCGTCGACTTCTACAGCGGCGTGCTGGGAATGCCCCTGGTCAAGTCGTTGGACCTGCCCGGCGGAATGGGTCAACACTTCTTCTTCGACGCCGGCAACGGTGACTGCGTGGCGTTTTTCTGGTTCGCCGACGCGCCGGACCGGGTGCCGGGGATCTCGTCACCGGAGGCCATTCCGGGCATCGGCGATATCGTCAGTGCCGTCAGCACGATGAACCACCTGGCGTTCCACGTACCGGCCGAGAAGTTCGACGAGTATCGGCAGCGGCTCAAGGACAAGGGTGTGCGCGTTGGCCCGGTGCTCAATCACGACGAGAGTCCTGCGCAGGTCTCCCCGACCGTGCATCCGGGTGTCTACGTACGCTCGTTCTACTTCCTCGACCCCGACGGAATCACTTTGGAATTCGCCTGCTGGACCAAGGAATTCGGTGACAGCGACACGGTGACCGCACCGAAGACCGCAGCCGACCGGCGGGCGGCTAGTCGGGGTTGA
- a CDS encoding TetR/AcrR family transcriptional regulator: MAQVRPYRGIDATQRVAQRRRKLLEAGLDLLGGQSAPAELTVRAICAQAGLAARYFYESFVDKDAFVSAVFDWVVADIAATTQAAVAAAPVREQSHQGMANIVRTISEDVRVGRLLFSIRLTNPVVVRKRAESGALFALLSGQHAGDALQVAPSEQIKAAAHFVVGGVAQTLSAWLAGEVQFSAEQLAAHLGALIDRLADPSLYVNPD; the protein is encoded by the coding sequence ATGGCACAGGTCCGTCCGTACCGTGGCATCGATGCGACGCAACGCGTCGCTCAACGCCGACGCAAACTGCTCGAAGCCGGGCTGGACCTGCTCGGCGGTCAGTCCGCACCGGCGGAGCTGACCGTGCGCGCGATCTGCGCGCAGGCCGGGCTGGCGGCGCGCTACTTCTACGAGAGCTTCGTCGACAAGGACGCGTTCGTCAGCGCGGTGTTCGACTGGGTGGTCGCCGACATCGCCGCGACCACCCAGGCCGCGGTCGCGGCGGCCCCGGTCCGCGAGCAGAGCCACCAGGGCATGGCCAACATCGTGCGGACCATTTCCGAGGATGTCCGGGTGGGTCGGTTGCTGTTCAGCATCCGGCTGACCAACCCGGTGGTGGTGCGCAAACGCGCCGAGTCCGGCGCACTGTTCGCGCTGTTGTCAGGTCAGCATGCCGGCGATGCGTTACAGGTGGCGCCCAGCGAGCAGATCAAGGCGGCGGCCCACTTCGTGGTGGGCGGGGTGGCCCAGACGCTGAGCGCCTGGCTGGCCGGCGAGGTGCAGTTCAGCGCCGAGCAACTCGCCGCGCACCTGGGTGCGCTGATCGACCGACTGGCCGATCCTTCGCTCTACGTCAACCCCGACTAG
- a CDS encoding oxygenase MpaB family protein, with product MSDLTGQVRPRRWSSATADDGMLGLGLLAGPANVIMQLARPGVGYGVAESRVESGRIDRHPIKRARTTFTYLAVATNGTEEQKLAFRRAVNGAHAQVYSTESSPVTYHAFDKNLQLWVGACLYKGVVDVYRLFVGDLDERAADRLFDQGRALATMLQVDQEMWPADREAFDRYWRRQLDEVHIDDTVREFLYPIAVSRLRGVTLPGPLQRRLESLALLITTGFLPQRFRDEMRLAWDPQRQRRFDRLMAALRFANGISPRCIRQFPFNVLLKDLDWRIRTGRPLV from the coding sequence ATGAGCGATCTGACCGGGCAGGTGCGGCCCCGCCGGTGGAGTTCTGCCACCGCCGACGACGGCATGCTCGGTCTCGGCCTGCTTGCCGGGCCAGCCAACGTGATCATGCAGCTGGCTCGGCCCGGCGTGGGTTACGGCGTCGCGGAGAGCCGGGTGGAGAGCGGACGCATCGACCGCCACCCGATCAAACGGGCCCGCACCACCTTCACCTACCTCGCGGTGGCGACCAACGGCACCGAAGAACAGAAGCTGGCCTTCCGGCGGGCCGTCAACGGCGCGCACGCCCAGGTGTACTCCACCGAGTCCAGCCCGGTGACGTATCACGCTTTCGACAAGAACCTGCAGTTGTGGGTCGGTGCGTGCCTCTACAAGGGCGTCGTCGATGTCTACCGGCTCTTCGTCGGTGACCTCGACGAGCGCGCCGCCGATCGGCTTTTCGACCAGGGTCGCGCGCTGGCCACCATGCTGCAGGTCGACCAGGAGATGTGGCCGGCCGACCGGGAGGCGTTCGACCGTTATTGGCGCCGGCAGCTCGACGAGGTCCACATCGACGACACCGTCCGTGAGTTCCTCTATCCCATCGCGGTGTCCCGGCTGCGGGGAGTCACACTGCCCGGTCCGCTGCAGCGGCGCCTGGAATCGCTGGCGCTGTTGATCACCACCGGATTCCTGCCGCAACGTTTCCGCGACGAGATGCGGCTGGCCTGGGATCCGCAGCGGCAGCGGCGATTCGACCGACTGATGGCCGCACTACGGTTCGCCAACGGCATCTCGCCGCGCTGTATCCGCCAGTTTCCGTTCAACGTCTTGCTCAAGGATCTGGACTGGCGCATCCGTACCGGCCGTCCACTGGTGTGA
- a CDS encoding MPT63 family protein, with translation MRLRAIVVSAIAGLIMAALTVVGAPNAAAAYPTTTGFGDRQELVDAGGEIITGYTVTDLRPSNEVVPWPVAGQLWEATVKAEALRGDPQPIVASFNARAANGENYQHLFAAASPGALGPEVIAQGHHNKGKLYFDVVGMEPNSVVYNSGVEDLLIWVS, from the coding sequence ATGAGGTTACGTGCAATCGTGGTCAGTGCGATCGCGGGCTTGATCATGGCAGCGTTGACGGTGGTGGGCGCACCCAATGCGGCAGCGGCCTACCCCACGACCACCGGATTCGGCGACCGCCAGGAGCTGGTCGACGCCGGCGGCGAGATCATCACCGGATACACCGTGACGGACCTTCGGCCCAGCAACGAGGTGGTTCCCTGGCCCGTGGCCGGGCAACTGTGGGAAGCCACCGTAAAGGCGGAGGCACTGCGCGGTGATCCGCAGCCCATCGTCGCGAGCTTCAACGCCCGCGCGGCCAACGGTGAGAATTACCAGCACCTGTTCGCCGCAGCCAGCCCTGGCGCGTTGGGCCCTGAAGTGATCGCCCAGGGGCACCACAACAAAGGCAAGTTGTACTTCGACGTCGTGGGCATGGAGCCGAACAGCGTCGTCTACAACAGCGGTGTCGAAGACCTGTTGATCTGGGTCAGCTGA
- the eccA gene encoding type VII secretion AAA-ATPase EccA, protein MDMRSDTLAPRAPAAARVDPDIVSRFATCCRTLGLSVYDRRRPADLTAARTGFAALTRVAHDQCDAWTGLAAAGDLSPAVVEAVWQTSSTAGLLQREIELAPEALGFVYDTGLYLQFRATDADDFALAYAVSRCAGAQAPTCWAASDALVADVLERRPGWLQARWVRAAIHYRAGRWSDVVRMLTPVVADESLDEAYAHAARVILGIALARLGMFAPALSHLETPEGPIAVAAVDGALAKALALRAQGEDEDAQELLQELYAANPENTQIEEALSDPSFGILTTTAARIEARSDPWDPNTEPGEADFVDPGAKDRKAHLLIEAEAELAEFIGLDEVKYQVARLKSSVAMAIRRQERGLAVAQRTNHLVFAGPPGTGKTTIARVVAKIYCGLGLLKKETVREVHRADLIGQHIGETEAKTNAIIDSALDGVLFLDEAYALVSTGAKNDFGLVAIDTLLARMENDRDRLVVIVAGYRKDLDTFLDTNEGLRSRFTRSIDFPSYSGKELVEIATRMAEKRDSIFEDAARNDMERLFEHLAQASTPDANGVARRSLDIAGNGRFVRNLVERSEEEREYRLDHSDSEDFTDNELMTITATDIANSAGPLLRGLGLSVPQ, encoded by the coding sequence ATGGACATGCGAAGTGACACGCTCGCGCCTCGGGCGCCCGCAGCGGCCAGGGTGGATCCCGACATCGTCAGCAGGTTCGCGACCTGTTGCCGCACGCTGGGACTGTCTGTCTACGACAGGCGACGCCCCGCAGACCTGACGGCTGCCCGGACGGGATTCGCCGCGCTGACCCGGGTGGCGCACGATCAGTGCGACGCGTGGACCGGCCTGGCAGCCGCCGGTGACCTCTCGCCGGCCGTGGTGGAAGCCGTCTGGCAAACCTCGTCCACGGCGGGCCTGTTGCAGCGTGAGATCGAACTCGCGCCTGAGGCTCTGGGATTTGTCTACGACACCGGTCTGTACCTGCAGTTCCGGGCAACCGACGCCGACGACTTCGCGCTGGCCTACGCCGTCTCACGCTGTGCCGGAGCCCAGGCTCCGACCTGCTGGGCTGCCTCCGACGCGCTGGTCGCCGACGTGTTGGAGCGCCGTCCGGGTTGGTTGCAGGCGCGCTGGGTGCGCGCGGCCATCCACTACCGGGCCGGCCGCTGGTCCGACGTCGTGCGGATGCTGACCCCGGTGGTCGCCGACGAGTCCCTCGACGAGGCCTACGCCCATGCCGCACGCGTCATCCTGGGCATCGCGCTGGCACGGCTGGGCATGTTCGCTCCCGCGCTGTCACATCTGGAAACACCCGAGGGGCCGATCGCCGTGGCCGCCGTCGACGGTGCGCTGGCCAAGGCACTGGCGCTGCGAGCCCAGGGAGAAGACGAAGACGCGCAGGAACTGCTGCAGGAGCTCTACGCGGCCAATCCGGAGAACACCCAGATCGAAGAGGCCCTCTCGGATCCCAGCTTCGGCATCCTCACCACCACGGCCGCCCGCATCGAAGCCCGGTCGGATCCGTGGGATCCGAACACCGAACCCGGTGAGGCCGATTTCGTCGACCCCGGCGCCAAGGACCGTAAAGCGCATCTGCTCATCGAGGCCGAAGCCGAACTCGCCGAATTCATCGGTCTCGACGAGGTCAAGTACCAGGTGGCCCGGCTGAAGAGTTCGGTGGCCATGGCGATCCGGCGCCAGGAACGCGGGCTGGCCGTCGCGCAACGAACCAACCATCTGGTATTCGCCGGGCCCCCCGGTACCGGTAAGACCACCATCGCCCGAGTGGTGGCCAAGATCTACTGCGGGCTGGGACTTCTGAAGAAGGAGACGGTGCGCGAGGTGCACCGCGCCGACCTGATCGGTCAGCACATCGGCGAAACCGAGGCCAAGACCAACGCGATCATCGACAGCGCGCTGGACGGCGTGCTGTTCCTCGACGAGGCGTACGCGCTGGTATCCACCGGCGCCAAGAACGATTTCGGCCTGGTCGCCATCGACACGCTGCTGGCGCGCATGGAGAACGACCGCGATCGCCTGGTCGTCATCGTCGCCGGCTACCGCAAGGACCTCGACACCTTCCTCGACACCAACGAGGGCCTGCGATCACGCTTCACCCGCAGCATCGACTTCCCGTCCTACTCAGGCAAGGAGCTTGTCGAAATCGCGACCCGGATGGCCGAGAAGCGTGACTCGATCTTCGAGGACGCGGCCCGCAACGATATGGAGCGGCTGTTCGAGCACCTGGCCCAGGCCAGCACACCCGACGCCAACGGGGTGGCCCGGCGCAGCCTCGACATTGCCGGTAACGGTCGCTTCGTCCGTAACCTCGTCGAGCGCTCAGAGGAGGAGCGGGAGTACCGGCTCGACCACTCGGACTCCGAGGACTTCACCGACAACGAGCTGATGACGATCACGGCCACCGATATCGCCAACTCTGCCGGTCCGCTGCTGCGCGGTCTGGGTCTGTCGGTGCCGCAGTGA
- the eccB gene encoding type VII secretion protein EccB codes for MSTPDDDRRSFQSRTPANENPERVGYRRGFVTRHQVTGWRFMRRRIASGVALHDTRMLVDPLRTQSRAVLVGALVLVTGVIGCFLFSLLRPSGAAGNDAVLADRETAALYVRLGEQLHPVLNLTSARLITGQADNPSMVKSTELDQFARGNMLGIPGAPERMVPNPTADAYWSVCDAQTGSLTGVTVITGAPARGGEKAAPLPDDQALLVENDGRTWLLWNGKRSPVDITDRAVIDGLGLGGMPLRVTPIATGVFNAIPEAPALTAPEIPDAGAPTALPLPVAAPIGAVVVAYEADNTLRHYVVLADGLQPVSPVVASILRNTNSHGLDQPPRIGADTVAALPTAGGIDAAAYPATPVTLVDTAAEPVMCAAWAKPEGAQAESLTLLSGAALPISEGVRTVELVSAGMPGGPATRVAMPAGTGYFVDSGSGLFWLSDTGVRYGIDTATTDGADTLKALGLTAAPLPVPWSVLSQFATGPTLSRTDALLAHDTLAPNPAPARLQTAPRLENP; via the coding sequence GTGAGCACACCCGACGACGACCGGCGGTCCTTCCAGTCCCGCACGCCTGCCAACGAGAATCCTGAGCGCGTCGGCTATCGGCGTGGCTTCGTCACCCGCCACCAGGTCACCGGCTGGCGGTTCATGCGGCGGCGGATCGCCTCCGGCGTCGCACTGCACGACACCCGAATGTTGGTCGATCCGTTGCGAACTCAGTCGCGAGCCGTGTTGGTCGGTGCGTTGGTCCTGGTCACCGGCGTCATCGGCTGCTTCCTGTTCTCGCTGCTGCGACCGTCGGGAGCAGCCGGCAACGATGCGGTGCTCGCCGACCGCGAGACCGCCGCGCTCTACGTCAGACTCGGCGAGCAACTGCACCCGGTGCTCAACCTCACCTCGGCGCGGCTGATCACCGGTCAGGCTGACAACCCGTCGATGGTCAAGAGCACTGAGCTGGACCAGTTTGCCCGCGGCAACATGCTCGGCATCCCGGGAGCGCCCGAACGCATGGTGCCCAATCCCACCGCCGACGCCTACTGGTCGGTGTGTGACGCCCAGACCGGCTCGCTGACCGGGGTCACCGTCATCACCGGTGCGCCTGCCCGTGGCGGGGAGAAGGCCGCGCCGCTCCCCGACGATCAGGCCCTGCTCGTCGAGAACGACGGCAGGACTTGGTTGTTGTGGAACGGCAAGCGCAGCCCCGTGGACATCACCGACCGAGCTGTCATCGACGGGTTGGGCCTCGGTGGCATGCCGCTGCGTGTGACACCGATTGCCACCGGTGTTTTCAACGCCATCCCCGAGGCTCCGGCGTTGACGGCGCCGGAGATTCCCGATGCCGGTGCGCCGACGGCGCTGCCGCTGCCGGTCGCCGCACCCATCGGTGCCGTCGTCGTGGCCTACGAAGCCGACAACACGCTGCGCCACTACGTCGTGCTGGCCGACGGCCTGCAACCCGTCTCCCCGGTGGTCGCGTCGATTCTGCGAAACACCAACTCACACGGCCTCGATCAGCCGCCGCGCATCGGCGCCGACACCGTCGCGGCGCTGCCCACTGCCGGCGGCATCGACGCCGCGGCCTATCCGGCCACGCCGGTGACCCTCGTCGACACTGCGGCCGAACCGGTGATGTGCGCGGCCTGGGCCAAACCCGAGGGCGCACAAGCGGAGTCGTTGACGCTGTTGTCCGGGGCCGCGCTGCCGATCTCCGAGGGCGTGCGGACGGTAGAGTTGGTGAGCGCCGGTATGCCCGGTGGTCCGGCCACCCGGGTCGCAATGCCCGCGGGGACCGGCTACTTCGTCGACAGTGGTAGCGGGCTGTTCTGGCTCAGCGACACCGGTGTGCGCTACGGAATCGACACCGCCACAACCGATGGCGCCGACACCCTGAAGGCCCTCGGCCTGACCGCCGCTCCGCTGCCGGTGCCGTGGTCGGTGCTGTCCCAATTCGCCACCGGGCCGACGCTGTCGCGCACCGACGCGCTGCTGGCCCATGACACGCTGGCGCCCAACCCGGCCCCGGCCCGGTTGCAGACCGCCCCTCGTTTGGAGAACCCGTGA